In the genome of Streptomyces sp. NBC_00190, one region contains:
- a CDS encoding energy-coupling factor ABC transporter ATP-binding protein, whose protein sequence is MRPLVELVGAGYAYEDGPAVLRGVDFEIAEGRALVLLGRNGSGKTTLMRLLSGGLRPGPGELRLEGATVSYDRAGLTRLRTAVQLVVQDPDDQLFAASVEQDVSFGPMNLGLPVAEVRERVDSALAALDITALRDRPTHLLSYGQRKRAAIAGAVAMAPRVLILDEPTAGLDPDGQERLLDVLAGLRASGTTVVMATHDVDLAVRWADDAAVLTPSGIRVGAAQALLSDPALLAEAGLRQAWSPAVTAFLRAHGLLPAGVPGPRTPGALSALPSADRPERPQT, encoded by the coding sequence GTGAGGCCGTTGGTGGAACTGGTGGGCGCGGGCTACGCGTACGAGGACGGGCCCGCCGTGCTGCGCGGAGTCGACTTCGAGATCGCCGAGGGCCGGGCGCTGGTCCTGCTGGGCCGCAACGGCAGCGGCAAGACCACGCTGATGCGGCTGCTGAGCGGCGGCCTGCGGCCGGGGCCGGGCGAGCTGCGCCTGGAGGGGGCGACGGTCTCGTACGACCGCGCCGGCCTGACCCGGCTGCGGACGGCGGTCCAGCTGGTCGTGCAGGACCCGGACGACCAGCTGTTCGCGGCGTCGGTGGAACAGGACGTCTCCTTCGGCCCGATGAACCTGGGCCTGCCGGTGGCGGAGGTCCGCGAGCGGGTCGACTCCGCGCTCGCCGCACTGGACATCACGGCGCTGCGGGACCGGCCGACCCACCTCCTCTCGTACGGGCAGCGCAAGCGCGCGGCGATCGCGGGCGCGGTGGCGATGGCTCCGCGGGTGCTGATCCTGGACGAGCCGACCGCCGGGCTCGACCCGGACGGCCAGGAGCGGCTGCTGGACGTCCTGGCGGGGCTGCGCGCCTCGGGAACCACGGTGGTGATGGCCACCCACGACGTGGACCTGGCCGTACGGTGGGCCGACGACGCCGCGGTCCTGACCCCGTCGGGCATCCGGGTGGGCGCGGCCCAGGCGCTGCTCTCGGATCCTGCCCTGCTCGCCGAGGCGGGCCTGCGCCAGGCCTGGTCCCCGGCGGTGACGGCCTTCCTGCGCGCCCACGGCCTGCTGCCCGCAGGCGTCCCGGGCCCCCGTACCCCTGGCGCGCTGTCCGCCTTGCCGTCCGCAGACCGGCCGGAGCGGCCGCAAACCTAG
- a CDS encoding polysaccharide deacetylase family protein, translating into MLSHPGRRAVLRAAGLGVTGAATAGLTAACGSGRPASATAPTTPPPGPVRPARAAPAVPRRFAGQPVEIGHGPRDRPAVALTFHGNGEPAIARAVLAEAERAGARVTVLAIGSWLDAHPDMARRILDGGHELGNHTQRHLAINTMPEAEAYAEITGCATRLKRLTGSIGTWFRPSQTQYATPLVQKLAQRAGYPHVLSYDVDSLDFTSPGAAAVIRTVTGTILAGSVVSLHFGYADTVDAMPPLLEELARRKLRAVTTTELLTP; encoded by the coding sequence GTGCTCTCACATCCAGGCCGCAGGGCGGTCCTGCGCGCGGCCGGTCTCGGGGTGACCGGTGCCGCCACGGCGGGCCTCACCGCCGCCTGCGGATCGGGCCGCCCCGCCTCCGCCACCGCGCCCACCACCCCGCCGCCGGGCCCGGTCCGCCCCGCCCGGGCGGCCCCGGCCGTCCCGCGCCGGTTCGCCGGGCAGCCCGTCGAGATCGGCCACGGTCCGCGCGACCGGCCCGCGGTCGCCCTCACCTTCCACGGCAACGGGGAACCCGCCATCGCCCGGGCGGTGCTGGCCGAGGCGGAGAGAGCGGGCGCGCGGGTCACCGTACTGGCCATCGGCAGCTGGCTCGACGCCCACCCGGACATGGCCCGCCGGATCCTCGACGGCGGCCACGAGCTCGGCAACCACACCCAGCGCCACCTCGCGATCAACACCATGCCCGAGGCGGAGGCGTACGCCGAGATCACCGGCTGCGCCACCCGGCTCAAGCGGCTGACCGGCTCCATCGGCACCTGGTTCCGGCCCTCCCAGACCCAGTACGCCACCCCGCTCGTCCAGAAGCTGGCCCAGCGGGCCGGCTACCCCCACGTCCTCTCGTACGACGTGGACTCCCTCGACTTCACCTCGCCCGGCGCCGCGGCCGTCATCCGCACCGTCACCGGGACGATCCTCGCCGGATCGGTGGTGAGCCTGCACTTCGGCTACGCGGACACGGTCGACGCGATGCCGCCCCTCCTCGAAGAACTCGCGCGCCGCAAGCTGCGCGCGGTGACCACCACGGAGCTGCTGACGCCATGA
- a CDS encoding EF-hand domain-containing protein yields MADIESARATFNKFDVNGDGFVTADEYSAAMKAMGDAYVTGAVADAVLAAKDTNGDGLLSFDEFWAALNK; encoded by the coding sequence GTGGCGGACATCGAGAGCGCACGGGCGACGTTCAACAAGTTCGACGTGAACGGTGACGGCTTCGTCACGGCCGACGAGTACAGCGCGGCCATGAAGGCGATGGGCGACGCGTACGTCACCGGCGCGGTCGCGGACGCCGTGCTTGCCGCCAAGGACACCAACGGCGACGGCCTGCTGAGCTTCGACGAGTTCTGGGCCGCCCTGAACAAGTAG
- a CDS encoding YncE family protein, with protein sequence MKTTRLPRKASVLLAGLVLAALAGCGSADKGPAEALGTKGPAKPVKAVPPGLPGMPPLLDPDDVYAADRPNKLSPVVKDFPSRVYVPNTTSNTVSVIDPETYKVIDTIPVGVQPQHVVPSWDMKTLWVNNNRGHTLTPINPATGEAGEPVEVHDPYNLYFTPNGKYAVVMASMDKELVFRDPHTMDRVKTVPVSCFGVNHADFSADGRYFIVSCEFSGELLKVDTEKMEVIGQQKLPFEGAMPQDVKVSPDGKTFYVADMMADGMWVLSGDKFEVPKLLPTGKGCHGLYVSRDSKEMYVSNRGEGTVSVFDFPQNKLTKKWELPDGGSPDMGGVSADGKVLWLSGRYNSEVYAIDTTTGKELARIPVGGGPHGLAVYPQPGRYSLGHTGIFR encoded by the coding sequence ATGAAGACCACCCGCCTTCCCCGGAAGGCCTCCGTGCTGCTGGCCGGTCTGGTCCTCGCCGCCCTGGCCGGCTGCGGATCTGCCGACAAGGGACCCGCCGAGGCGCTCGGCACCAAGGGCCCGGCCAAACCCGTCAAGGCCGTCCCGCCGGGCCTTCCCGGCATGCCCCCGCTGCTCGATCCGGACGACGTGTACGCGGCGGACCGGCCGAACAAGCTCTCGCCGGTGGTCAAGGACTTCCCGTCCCGCGTCTACGTGCCGAACACCACCTCCAACACGGTGTCCGTCATCGACCCGGAGACGTACAAGGTCATCGACACCATCCCGGTCGGGGTCCAGCCCCAGCACGTGGTGCCCTCCTGGGACATGAAGACCCTGTGGGTCAACAACAACCGCGGCCACACGCTCACCCCGATCAACCCCGCCACCGGCGAGGCCGGAGAGCCCGTCGAGGTGCACGACCCGTACAACCTGTACTTCACGCCGAACGGCAAGTACGCCGTCGTCATGGCTTCGATGGACAAGGAGCTCGTCTTCCGCGATCCGCACACGATGGACCGGGTGAAGACCGTCCCGGTGAGCTGCTTCGGCGTCAACCACGCGGACTTCTCCGCCGACGGCCGCTACTTCATCGTGAGTTGCGAGTTCTCCGGCGAACTCCTCAAGGTCGACACCGAGAAGATGGAGGTCATCGGGCAGCAGAAACTGCCCTTCGAAGGGGCGATGCCGCAGGACGTCAAGGTCTCGCCGGACGGAAAGACCTTCTACGTCGCGGACATGATGGCGGACGGCATGTGGGTGCTCAGCGGCGACAAGTTCGAGGTCCCGAAGCTGCTGCCCACCGGAAAGGGCTGCCACGGGCTCTACGTGAGCCGTGACTCCAAGGAGATGTACGTCTCCAACCGGGGCGAAGGCACCGTCTCCGTCTTCGACTTCCCGCAGAACAAGCTCACCAAGAAGTGGGAGCTGCCCGACGGCGGCAGTCCCGACATGGGCGGCGTCTCCGCCGACGGCAAGGTGCTCTGGCTGTCGGGCCGCTACAACTCCGAGGTCTACGCGATCGACACCACCACCGGCAAGGAGCTCGCCCGGATCCCGGTGGGCGGCGGACCGCACGGGCTCGCCGTGTACCCGCAGCCCGGCCGCTACTCGCTCGGACACACCGGCATCTTCCGGTAG
- a CDS encoding energy-coupling factor ABC transporter substrate-binding protein — MTRNAKINTLLLLLVAALAVLPLVLGLGEGKEEPFSGADAQAEAAITELEPDYEPWFSPLYEPPSADIESALFALQAALGAGVLAYYFGVRKGRRQGAEAAAAASASTSATES; from the coding sequence ATGACCAGGAACGCGAAGATCAACACCCTGCTGCTGCTCCTGGTGGCGGCGCTGGCCGTGCTCCCGCTCGTGCTCGGCCTGGGCGAGGGCAAGGAGGAGCCGTTCAGCGGCGCCGACGCGCAGGCGGAGGCGGCCATCACCGAGCTGGAGCCGGACTACGAGCCCTGGTTCTCGCCGCTGTACGAACCCCCGTCCGCGGACATCGAGTCGGCGCTGTTCGCCCTCCAGGCGGCGCTGGGGGCGGGCGTGCTCGCGTACTACTTCGGCGTCCGCAAGGGCCGCCGCCAGGGAGCGGAGGCGGCGGCCGCCGCGTCCGCGTCCACGTCCGCCACGGAGTCGTAG
- a CDS encoding flavodoxin family protein translates to MAEAGERYGDLRALVINCTLKRSPERSHTEGLIDLSRGIMERQGVQVEVVRAVDLDIATGVWPDMTDHGWETDEWPVVYSKVMGADMLTLAGPVWLGDNSSVMKQVIERLYACSSILNEAGQYAYYGRVGGCLITGNEDGAKHCAMNVLYSLQHLGYVIPPQADAGWVGEAGPGPSYLDPGSGGPENDFTNRNTTFMTWNMLHMARMLKDAGGIPAHGNQRSEWDAGCRFDFENPEHR, encoded by the coding sequence ATGGCGGAGGCGGGAGAGAGGTACGGGGACCTGCGGGCCCTGGTGATCAACTGCACGCTCAAGCGGTCGCCGGAGCGCAGCCACACCGAGGGCCTGATCGACCTCAGCCGCGGCATCATGGAACGCCAGGGCGTGCAGGTCGAGGTCGTGCGGGCGGTGGACCTCGACATCGCCACGGGTGTGTGGCCGGACATGACCGACCACGGCTGGGAGACGGACGAGTGGCCGGTCGTCTACAGCAAGGTGATGGGCGCCGACATGCTGACGCTGGCCGGGCCGGTGTGGCTGGGTGACAACTCCTCGGTCATGAAGCAGGTGATCGAACGTCTCTACGCCTGTTCGTCGATCCTGAACGAGGCCGGCCAGTACGCCTACTACGGCCGCGTGGGCGGATGTCTGATCACGGGCAACGAGGACGGTGCGAAGCACTGCGCGATGAACGTGCTGTACAGCCTGCAGCACCTGGGGTACGTGATCCCGCCGCAGGCGGACGCGGGCTGGGTGGGGGAGGCCGGCCCCGGTCCCTCGTACCTCGACCCGGGTTCGGGCGGCCCGGAGAACGACTTCACCAACCGCAACACCACCTTCATGACCTGGAACATGCTCCACATGGCGAGGATGCTGAAGGACGCCGGCGGCATCCCCGCCCACGGCAATCAGCGGTCGGAGTGGGACGCGGGGTGCCGCTTCGACTTCGAGAACCCCGAGCACAGGTGA
- a CDS encoding energy-coupling factor ABC transporter permease has protein sequence MHIAEGFLPPLHAVAWGAASAPFVVHGVRALTREVKANPESTLLLGASGAFTFVLSALKIPSVTGSCSHPTGTGLGAILFRPPIMAVLGTITLLFQALLLAHGGLTTLGANVFSMAIAGPWAGYGVYRLLRKSGLPLMVTVFFGAFFADLVTYCVTSVQLALAFPDPGTGFLGALEKFAGIFALTQIPLAVSEGLLTVLVMRLLMQSSKSDLVRLGVAKLTGSGTKQEASA, from the coding sequence ATGCATATAGCCGAGGGGTTTCTGCCCCCGTTGCACGCGGTCGCCTGGGGCGCCGCGTCCGCTCCCTTTGTCGTACACGGAGTACGCGCCCTCACCCGCGAGGTGAAGGCCAATCCGGAGAGCACGCTGCTGCTCGGAGCATCCGGAGCATTCACGTTCGTCCTGTCCGCCCTGAAGATCCCTTCCGTGACGGGCAGTTGCTCCCACCCCACCGGTACCGGGCTCGGGGCCATCCTCTTCCGGCCGCCGATCATGGCGGTGCTCGGCACGATCACCCTGCTCTTCCAGGCGCTGCTGCTGGCGCACGGCGGGCTCACCACCCTCGGCGCCAACGTGTTCTCGATGGCGATCGCCGGACCCTGGGCGGGCTACGGCGTCTACCGGCTGCTGCGGAAGTCCGGCCTGCCGCTGATGGTGACCGTGTTCTTCGGCGCCTTCTTCGCCGACCTGGTCACCTACTGCGTGACCTCCGTCCAGCTGGCGCTGGCCTTCCCCGACCCGGGCACCGGATTCCTGGGCGCGCTGGAGAAGTTCGCCGGCATCTTCGCGCTCACCCAGATCCCGCTCGCGGTCAGCGAGGGGCTGCTGACGGTGCTCGTGATGCGGCTGCTGATGCAGTCCAGCAAGTCGGACCTGGTCCGGCTCGGCGTCGCCAAGCTCACCGGATCCGGGACGAAGCAGGAGGCGTCGGCCTGA
- a CDS encoding enoyl-CoA hydratase/isomerase family protein — protein sequence MTISLEVSEGVGTIRLDRPPMNALDIATQDRLRELAVEATDRDDVRAVILYGGEKVFAAGADIKEMQAMDHAAMIARSRALQDAFTAVARIPKPVVAAVTGYALGGGCELALCADYRIAADNAKLGQPEILLGLIPGAGGTQRLSRLIGPSRAKDLIFTGRMVKADEALALGLVDRVVPAAEVYEQAHAWAAKLAQGPAIALRAAKECVDAGLEADIDTGLTIERNWFAGLFATEDRERGMRSFVEEGPGKAKFV from the coding sequence ATGACCATCTCTCTCGAAGTCTCCGAAGGCGTCGGCACCATCCGCCTGGACCGGCCGCCCATGAACGCCCTGGACATCGCCACCCAGGACCGGCTGCGCGAGCTCGCGGTGGAGGCGACCGACCGGGACGACGTCCGCGCGGTCATCCTCTACGGCGGCGAGAAGGTGTTCGCGGCGGGCGCGGACATCAAGGAGATGCAGGCGATGGACCACGCGGCGATGATCGCCCGGTCCCGCGCGCTGCAGGACGCCTTCACCGCCGTGGCCCGGATCCCCAAGCCCGTGGTCGCGGCCGTCACCGGCTACGCGCTGGGCGGCGGTTGCGAGCTCGCGCTGTGCGCCGACTACCGGATCGCCGCCGACAACGCGAAGCTCGGGCAGCCCGAGATCCTGCTCGGCCTGATCCCGGGGGCGGGCGGCACCCAGCGGCTGTCCCGGCTGATCGGCCCGTCCAGGGCCAAGGACCTCATCTTCACCGGGCGCATGGTCAAGGCCGACGAGGCGCTCGCCCTCGGCCTGGTCGACCGGGTGGTCCCCGCCGCCGAGGTGTACGAGCAGGCCCACGCCTGGGCCGCCAAGCTGGCCCAGGGGCCGGCGATCGCGCTGCGTGCCGCCAAGGAGTGCGTGGACGCGGGCCTGGAGGCCGACATCGACACCGGTCTGACCATCGAACGCAACTGGTTCGCGGGCCTGTTCGCCACCGAGGACCGCGAGCGCGGCATGCGCAGCTTCGTCGAAGAGGGGCCGGGCAAGGCCAAGTTCGTATAG
- a CDS encoding PadR family transcriptional regulator gives MSLPHAILTALLEKPSSGLELTRRFDKSIGFFWSATHQQIYRELGRLEESGLIRELPSEVPVRGQKKEYEVLPAGGAELARWVGESQDPKPMRDPLLLRIRAAGVVGPQGLGLELRRHLELHQRQLAQYQAIEEKDFPPERDAVEDRLRRLVLHGGIALETFWLHWLQEALTEVEDMTPPGGGRA, from the coding sequence ATGTCGCTGCCGCACGCCATCCTCACCGCCCTGCTCGAGAAGCCCTCGTCCGGGCTGGAGCTGACCCGGCGGTTCGACAAGTCGATCGGGTTCTTCTGGTCGGCGACGCACCAGCAGATCTACCGCGAGCTCGGCAGGCTGGAGGAGTCCGGGCTGATCCGGGAGCTGCCGAGCGAGGTTCCCGTGCGGGGGCAGAAGAAGGAGTACGAGGTCCTGCCCGCGGGCGGCGCGGAGCTCGCGCGGTGGGTCGGCGAGAGCCAGGACCCGAAGCCGATGCGCGATCCCCTGCTGCTGCGCATCCGCGCGGCGGGGGTGGTCGGGCCGCAGGGGCTCGGCCTGGAGCTGCGGCGCCACCTGGAGCTGCACCAGCGGCAGCTGGCCCAGTACCAGGCCATCGAGGAGAAGGACTTCCCGCCGGAGCGGGACGCCGTGGAGGACCGGCTGCGCCGGCTCGTCCTGCACGGCGGGATCGCCCTGGAGACGTTCTGGCTGCACTGGCTCCAGGAGGCCCTCACCGAGGTCGAGGACATGACGCCCCCGGGCGGCGGCAGGGCATGA
- a CDS encoding tRNA-dependent cyclodipeptide synthase: protein MTITADASFEVLPFTRTCRHIWEDGDHVLIGVSPGNSYFSSERITRLAEWATTRFAQVDFVYADLHVDRMFAAFGYTQEHAEKRATKEIKAVRRRILKGVEESGPPQGEIRVRALSEFRDNPVYQLLHRRVLHFLETDDEFRKGCEKMALHFVGSKLPEGESITDGQLQVCFDYMAAELPFFVDTPSILDVPSSVAAYHVKMPLTDLLFARGGGLRATRNQAYAVVRPEAARTAGEHTPAGDTNHAPTERNVNERRAA from the coding sequence GTGACGATCACAGCCGACGCATCATTCGAAGTTCTGCCCTTCACACGTACCTGCCGCCATATCTGGGAAGACGGCGACCATGTGCTCATCGGGGTGAGTCCCGGAAACAGCTACTTCAGCTCCGAGCGCATCACCCGCCTTGCCGAGTGGGCCACGACCCGCTTCGCGCAGGTCGACTTCGTCTACGCAGACCTCCACGTGGACCGGATGTTCGCCGCCTTCGGCTACACCCAGGAGCACGCGGAGAAGCGCGCCACGAAGGAGATAAAGGCAGTCCGGCGGCGAATCCTGAAGGGCGTGGAGGAATCGGGGCCGCCCCAGGGAGAAATCCGCGTGAGGGCGCTTTCGGAGTTCCGGGACAACCCCGTCTACCAGCTACTGCACCGACGTGTGCTGCATTTCCTGGAGACCGACGACGAATTCCGCAAGGGCTGCGAGAAGATGGCCTTGCACTTTGTCGGCTCCAAGTTGCCGGAAGGTGAATCCATCACGGACGGGCAGTTGCAGGTCTGTTTCGATTACATGGCGGCCGAGCTGCCGTTCTTCGTGGACACCCCGAGCATTCTCGACGTGCCGTCCTCGGTGGCGGCGTACCACGTCAAGATGCCGCTGACGGACCTCCTCTTCGCGCGCGGCGGGGGCCTGCGCGCCACCCGCAACCAGGCGTACGCCGTCGTCCGGCCCGAGGCGGCGCGGACCGCCGGCGAACACACGCCCGCGGGCGACACGAACCACGCACCAACCGAAAGGAACGTCAATGAGCGTCGAGCAGCTTGA
- a CDS encoding cytochrome P450 has translation MSVEQLEGPETQEQPLLDFPLSRRGDVLPEECTWLREKAPVAKVRTLTGDPAWLVSSYALAKQVLEDERFSLKDTANAGVPRQYALTIPPEVVNNMGNINSAGLRNAVMKALNPRQKGLQDWLRAKAGELIDQLVAEGGPADLRAGFADPFSAALHCAVLGVPFEDWRRLMSGLDVAFMTAREPFADSALNWYKDVGYFAEQLNVQLALPAEERTGLLGRFAALKEADPESAHLTDDMFATVAVSLFGAGAVSTSAFLVLAVLALLQKPELIGYLREHPERMGKAVDELLRWNLSVGDGLPRIALADVQVGDVLVKEGELVLVLLEGANFDPAAFENPDELDLGRESSNANLAFGAGRHFCPASALGRAHAEIALEVLVERLSGLRLAVPAENLVWRTGFIKRLPERLPVAW, from the coding sequence ATGAGCGTCGAGCAGCTTGAGGGCCCGGAGACCCAGGAGCAGCCGCTCCTCGACTTCCCGCTCTCGCGGCGCGGTGACGTGCTCCCGGAGGAGTGCACGTGGCTCCGCGAGAAGGCCCCGGTGGCGAAGGTGCGCACCCTCACCGGGGACCCGGCCTGGCTGGTGAGCAGCTACGCCCTCGCCAAGCAGGTGCTGGAGGACGAGCGGTTCAGCCTCAAGGACACGGCGAACGCCGGAGTCCCGCGCCAGTACGCGCTGACGATCCCGCCCGAGGTCGTCAACAACATGGGCAACATCAACAGCGCGGGCCTGCGCAACGCCGTCATGAAGGCGCTCAACCCGCGCCAGAAGGGGCTCCAGGACTGGCTGCGCGCCAAGGCGGGCGAGCTGATCGACCAGCTGGTCGCCGAGGGCGGTCCGGCCGATCTCCGGGCGGGGTTCGCCGACCCCTTCTCGGCGGCACTGCACTGCGCCGTCCTCGGGGTCCCCTTCGAGGACTGGCGGCGGCTGATGTCGGGGCTGGACGTCGCGTTCATGACCGCGCGCGAGCCGTTCGCCGACTCGGCCCTCAACTGGTACAAGGACGTGGGCTACTTCGCCGAGCAGCTGAACGTCCAGCTGGCGCTGCCTGCCGAGGAGCGTACGGGGCTCCTCGGCAGGTTCGCCGCGCTGAAGGAGGCGGACCCGGAGTCGGCGCACCTGACCGACGACATGTTCGCGACGGTCGCCGTCTCGCTCTTCGGCGCGGGCGCGGTCTCCACTTCCGCGTTCCTGGTCCTCGCGGTCCTGGCGCTGCTCCAGAAGCCGGAGCTCATCGGGTACCTGCGCGAGCACCCGGAGCGCATGGGCAAGGCCGTCGACGAGCTGCTGCGCTGGAACCTGTCCGTGGGGGACGGCCTGCCGCGCATCGCTCTGGCGGACGTCCAGGTCGGCGACGTGCTGGTGAAGGAGGGTGAGCTCGTCCTCGTCCTGCTGGAGGGGGCCAACTTCGACCCGGCGGCCTTCGAGAACCCGGACGAGCTGGACCTGGGGCGCGAGAGCTCCAACGCCAACCTCGCCTTCGGCGCCGGCCGGCACTTCTGCCCGGCCTCCGCGCTGGGCCGGGCTCACGCCGAGATCGCGCTGGAGGTGCTGGTCGAGCGGCTGTCCGGGCTGCGGCTCGCGGTGCCCGCGGAGAACCTCGTCTGGCGTACGGGCTTCATCAAGCGGCTGCCGGAGCGGCTCCCGGTGGCCTGGTAG
- a CDS encoding ATP-binding protein gives MAGLEGVEQPRQRSSASAVRLTAAVEDEQGFKALELYGNPAEGEVILPSMPESAGTARRLAQCVVVRLWGLSPQIAEHAVLLVSELVGNAVRHTGARTFGLQMKRRRGWIRVEVRDPSRGLPCLMPVHELDVTGRGLFLVDKLSDRWGADLLPRGKITWFEMRVADRQNA, from the coding sequence ATGGCGGGCCTGGAGGGTGTGGAACAGCCGCGGCAGCGCAGCAGCGCTTCGGCCGTACGGCTCACGGCGGCGGTCGAGGACGAACAGGGCTTCAAGGCGCTGGAGTTGTACGGGAACCCGGCCGAGGGCGAAGTGATCCTGCCGTCGATGCCGGAATCGGCCGGTACCGCGCGCAGGCTCGCCCAGTGCGTGGTGGTCCGCCTCTGGGGCCTCTCCCCGCAGATCGCCGAGCATGCCGTCCTGCTGGTCTCCGAACTCGTCGGCAACGCGGTCAGGCACACCGGGGCCCGCACCTTCGGCTTACAGATGAAGCGGCGGCGCGGCTGGATCCGGGTGGAGGTGCGCGACCCCTCGCGCGGACTGCCCTGCCTGATGCCGGTCCACGAGCTGGACGTCACCGGCCGCGGGCTCTTCCTCGTCGACAAGCTCTCCGACCGCTGGGGTGCGGACCTTCTGCCCCGCGGGAAGATCACGTGGTTCGAGATGCGGGTCGCCGACCGTCAGAACGCCTGA
- the cbiQ gene encoding cobalt ECF transporter T component CbiQ yields the protein MLPIDAAAHSSRWRHRHPLEKALLGIGLTVTAVCLPPWPGGPLVAAATLAVLLGPAGVAGRQLWRAFRIPLGFCFTGALPLLFAVGGPGGIVSLAPDGPRHAAELLLRTSAASLGVLLFAFTTPVSDVLPRLVRAGVPAPVVDVALVMYRIGFLLLDSLARIRQAQAARLGTTGRAAAWRSVGGLAATSFVRAFDRAARLQSGLAGRGYDGALRVLVPEATLSWRFLAACAALLTGLTAVTLVLKELYL from the coding sequence GTGCTGCCGATCGACGCGGCGGCGCACAGCAGCCGCTGGCGCCACCGCCACCCGCTGGAGAAGGCCCTGCTGGGGATCGGACTGACCGTCACCGCGGTGTGCCTGCCCCCGTGGCCAGGCGGTCCGCTGGTCGCCGCGGCCACCCTCGCCGTGCTCCTCGGCCCCGCCGGGGTGGCCGGGCGGCAGCTGTGGCGGGCCTTCCGGATCCCGCTCGGCTTCTGCTTCACGGGGGCGCTGCCGCTGCTGTTCGCCGTCGGCGGGCCCGGCGGGATCGTCTCGCTGGCCCCGGACGGCCCCCGGCACGCCGCGGAGCTGCTGCTGCGCACCTCGGCGGCCTCGCTCGGTGTGCTGCTGTTCGCGTTCACCACCCCGGTCTCGGACGTGCTGCCGCGGCTGGTCCGGGCGGGGGTGCCGGCTCCCGTGGTGGACGTGGCCCTGGTCATGTACCGGATCGGGTTCCTGCTGCTCGACTCCCTCGCCCGGATCCGGCAGGCCCAGGCGGCCCGGCTCGGCACCACCGGCCGGGCGGCGGCATGGCGTTCGGTGGGCGGTCTCGCCGCGACCTCGTTCGTACGGGCCTTCGACCGCGCGGCGCGGCTCCAGTCGGGCCTGGCCGGGCGCGGCTACGACGGCGCGCTGCGCGTGCTCGTCCCCGAGGCGACGCTGTCCTGGCGGTTCCTGGCCGCCTGCGCCGCACTGCTGACCGGTCTGACCGCCGTGACGCTCGTACTGAAGGAGTTGTACCTGTGA